From a region of the Phaeodactylum tricornutum CCAP 1055/1 chromosome 4, whole genome shotgun sequence genome:
- a CDS encoding predicted protein, whose amino-acid sequence MAVSTAKDGPCQAESIQNLPLPPPTYTIRDPEGRTIVLGIEGSANKVGVGVLQYSPSTQSYTILSNPRKTYVAPTGHGFLPKETAWHHQAHVVALVRAALNEAFPGEQSPELRISAVCFTKGPGMGAPLQSCAIAARCLALLWDVPLVGVNHCVGHIEMGRIACGTSNPVVLYVSGGNTQVIAYSDQRYRIFGETIDIAIGNCLDRFARTVGLSNDPSPGYNIEQEAKATDASFIDLPYTVKGMDVSFSGILTHVEQVAKTKLKAGEVTVADMCYSLQETLFAMLVEITERAMAHTGQNEVLIVGGVGCNLRLQDMMATMVSERGGSLCAMDHRYCIDNGAMIAQAGIFSLQYGEKTSLEDSWCTQRFRTDQVKTLWRAPRKWQHT is encoded by the coding sequence ATGGCTGTCTCAACAGCGAAGGATGGCCCGTGCCAAGCCGAGTCGATTCAGAACTTACCGTTGCCGCCTCCAACGTACACCATTCGAGATCCCGAAGGACGAACGATTGTGTTGGGGATTGAAGGATCAGCCAACAAAGTTGGAGTGGGAGTCTTACAGTATTCTCCGTCAACGCAAAGCTACACAATTTTGTCTAATCCACGCAAAACGTATGTTGCACCGACCGGTCATGGGTTTCTACCCAAGGAAACGGCCTGGCATCATCAAGCCCACGTTGTAGCGCTGGTACGCGCGGCGTTAAACGAGGCATTTCCTGGGGAACAGAGTCCCGAACTACGAATATCTGCTGTTTGCTTTACAAAAGGCCCTGGTATGGGCGCACCACTGCAAAGCTGTGCCATTGCTGCGCGCTGCTTGGCCTTACTTTGGGACGTCCCGTTGGTTGGTGTCAATCACTGTGTGGGACACATTGAAATGGGACGAATTGCTTGTGGTACTAGCAATCCCGTTGTGTTGTACGTATCGGGAGGAAACACACAAGTGATTGCATACAGTGATCAGCGCTACCGAATTTTTGGAGAAACAATTGACATTGCGATTGGCAACTGCCTAGATCGATTCGCTCGAACTGTTGGTCTTTCGAATGATCCATCGCCAGGATATAATATTGAACAAGAAGCCAAAGCCACAGATGCCAGTTTTATTGATCTTCCCTACACCGTTAAAGGGATGGATGTGAGCTTCTCTGGTATCTTAACGCATGTGGAACAAGTTGCAAAAACGAAACTAAAGGCCGGAGAGGTCACCGTTGCCGATATGTGCTATTCGCTGCAAGAGACGCTCTTTGCAATGTTGGTAGAGATAACTGAAAGGGCAATGGCACACACGGGACAAAATGAAGTGCTTATTGTCGGCGGAGTAGGTTGTAACTTGCGACTGCAAGATATGATGGCTACCATGGTTTCTGAACGAGGAGGCAGTCTCTGCGCCATGGACCATCGATATTGTATCGACAATGGTGCTATGATTGCACAAGCTGGCATATTTTCTTTGCAATACGGGGAAAAAACTTCATTGGAAGACAGTTGGTGCACTCAAAGATTTAGAACGGATCAAGTGAAAACGCTTTGGCGGGCTCCGAGAAAATGGCAACACACTTAA
- a CDS encoding predicted protein, with protein sequence MTTKETYAMPNDEQYEMPTEQAVAKKPDSALKSFLSGGVGGICVVVVGHPLDLIKVRMQTGGIAGASGSVLGIFANTFRSEGMRGLYRGVSAPLLAVSPIFAISFWGYDIGQRLVQYVQPSPGDLSLTQKCVAGGLSAIPTTAIMAPSERIKCLLQTNGDKYKGMKDCATAIYREGGFASLFRGTGATLLRDVPGSMAWFGTYEAVKMGMMKAQGIEDTSQLSPSAVLTAGGLAGMACWVISIPADVLKSRYQTAPEGMYRGLGDVYKKLMAEEGAGALFTGIRPALIRAFPANAACFFGMEVARKVFSFMD encoded by the exons ATGACAACAAAAGAAACCTATGCTATGCCGAACGATGAACAATACGAAATGCCTACAGAACAGGCTGTTGCTAAGAAAC CGGATTCGGCATTAAAGAGTTTCCTCTCGGGAGGCGTCGGCGGAATCTGCGTTGTGGTCGTGGGTCACCCTTTGGATCTCATTAAG GTTCGCATGCAGACAGGTGGCATTGCTGGAGCCAGTGGTTCAGTTCTTGGTATTTTTGCCAACACATTCCGCTCGGAAGGAATGCGTGGCCTGTATCGAGGTGTTTCGGCTCCTTTGCTGGCCGTGAGCCCCATTTTCGCCATTTCATTCTGGGGCTACGATATAGGGCAACGCCTCGTCCAGTACGTCCAGCCGAGTCCCGGAGATCTCTCGCTCACGCAAAAATGTGTTGCTGGGGGTCTAAGCGCAATTCCAACAACGGCGATAATGGCTCCGTCGGAACGTATCAAATGTCTGTTGCAGACCAATGGCGATAAATACAAAGGCATGAAGGATTGCGCCACTGCGATTTATCGAGAAGGAGGATTCGCTAGCTTGTTCCGGGGAACGGGAGCTACACTATTGCGAGATGTCCCGGGATCCATGGCGTGGTTTGGCACGTACGAGGCCGTCAAGATGGGAATGATGAAAGCTCAGGGAATCGAGGACACGTCCCAACTTTCTCCATCGGCAGTACTTACGGCGGGAGGGCTAGCTGGTATGGCCTGCTGGGTCATCTCTATTCCTGCGGATGTTTTGAAATCACGTTACCAGACAGCTCCCGAGGGCATGTACCGTGGCTTAGGCGACGTGTACAAGAAACTAATGGCAGAAGAAGGGGCGGGTGCATTGTTCACCGGAATTCGCCCCGCTTTGATCCGCGCTTTCCCAGCCAACGCTGCGTGTTTCTTCGGAATGGAAGTAGCCAGAAAGGTGTTTTCATTCATGGACTAG
- a CDS encoding predicted protein: protein MVTNNAFKLRRASLLFTLLGSTSKFASSFSVTIKQVSTIGMSSTTTTAASIDPATLQPQQSEAVCFSHIHLYVDRLENVNVYKDLEDRLNQFAGKVASSAVTPSLAEKQAIWKSISGNADSSNENDNTVYQPQNRDVVKQLLAGFGFRVTGTCYPEEGSSNTRSVLVTSRDPRGVQILISAVDHDTSEATPHRYPYFDAKKINNFYAAHARRQGIGALAFRAPNVSSIFERYQSLHPTLVAGYHEFDEAKILEVFAYYKSHELDSLTKEPDTGTVLRFVQTSASTSVCPLPGLKTLDATFEDSSLAAYCDHWVSNVFDRTEFLDTLQDTLGFTPKVDFNAGVVAAGEAQIESTVTGNEFPIVPSNKAAALSDQSQVYLPINNALSSVGHVHGFLQELGQGVQHVASRVEDLVEFVQRANDYRCYTNEGFTFLRIPRSYYGILTVAQLTEGIDGDESGVGQSCAEKIFAALKAASFMTPDGALNLECEKEDIARILKHSLTDSVLSEYHTMQDTVLAVILRSRYRNVYSLLRDQVSETTYLGIVRNQILVDVQGEDLLYQIFTSNVLQREAGQEAPFFEFIQRVCSKSTDKHGDPVKIRPGCGGFGIRNFLTLFLSIEVSKAMNDVADAVATGNTKREAYARAMVESFTDQLNEANPILTFISDAMTEEGLCKEKLLDAIAENNSRQAKKWTTQMELVAERKKKGNEMLMECSARYNSLMRSLREAHINER, encoded by the exons ATGGTTACGAACAATGCCTTCAAGCTGCGGCGGGCGTCTTTGCTCTTCACCCTACTAGGCTCTACTTCAAAATTCGCATCGTCGTTTAGCGTTACCATCAAACAGGTCTCCACCATAGGTATGAGCAGCACTACGACAACCGCAGCATCCATAGACCCTGCCACGTTGCAGCCGCAGCAATCCGAAGCCGTGTGTTTTTCCCACATTCATCTTTACGTCGATCGCTTGGAAAACGTCAACGTGTATAAAGACTTGGAAGATCGGTTGAACCAGTTTGCGGGTAAAGTCGCCTCGTCTGCGGTCACGCCATCGCTGGCGGAAAAGCAAGCGATTTGGAAATCAATTTCGGGAAACGCAGATTCTTCAAACGAGAATGATAACACAGTTTATCAGCCGCAGAACAGAGATGTCGTGAAACAGCTTCTGGCAGGTTTCGGGTTCCGTGTTACCGGAACCTGCTATCCTGAGGAAGGTTCCAGCAACACACGATCCGTGCTGGTTACTTCGAGGGACCCCCGGGGCGTGCAGATTTTGATTTCGGCCGTCGATCACGACACTTCCGAGGCCACCCCACATAGATATCCGTACTTTGATGCTA AAAAAATCAACAACTTTTACGCCGCTCATGCCAGGCGTCAAGGGATTGGTGCATTGGCCTTCCGTGCTCCGAACGTTAGTTCTATTTTCGAACGGTATCAATCACTGCACCCCACGCTGGTGGCTGGGTACCATGAATTCGACGAAGCGAAAATTTTGGAGGTGTTTGCCTATTACAAGTCGCATGAGCTGGATAGTCTGACGAAGGAACCGGATACCGGTACTGTCCTGAGGTTTGTACAAACCTCAGCTTCAACCAGCGTTTGTCCATTGCCGGGACTGAAGACCTTGGATGCAACTTTTGAGGATTCAAGTCTGGCTGCTTACTGCGATCATTGGGTTTCGAACGTGTTCGACCGCACCGAATTTTTGGACACGTTGCAAGACACCTTGGGGTTCACTCCTAAGGTGGACTTTAATGCCGGTGTCGTAGCTGCAGGTGAAGCACAAATAGAGAGTACCGTGACAGGAAACGAGTTTCCGATAGTTCCGAGTAATAAGGCGGCAGCTTTGAGCGATCAAAGTCAGGTTTACCTTCCCATCAACAATGCTCTCTCTTCTGTAGGGCACGTCCACGGTTTTCTTCAGGAACTCGGGCAAGGAGTTCAGCACGTTGCGTCTCGAGTGGAAGACTTGGTAGAATTTGTACAAAGAGCCAACGACTACCGATGCTATACGAATGAGGGTTTTACATTTCTACGGATTCCGAGAAGCTACTATGGTATTTTAACCGTTGCTCAACTTACTGAAGGAATTGACGGAGATGAGTCAGGAGTTGGACAAAGTTGCGCGGAGAAGATTTTTGCAGCTCTAAAAGCTGCCTCCTTTATGACTCCGGATGGCGCTTTGAATCTTGAAtgcgaaaaggaagatatTGCTCGCATTCTGAAGCACAGTCTGACAGACTCAGTGTTGTCTGAGTATCATACTATGCAGGATACTGTTCTCGCCGTGATCTTGCGATCTCGCTATCGGAATGTGTATAGTCTCTTACGAGACCAAGTTTCTGAAACAACCTACCTTGGTATCGTTCGGAACCAGATTTTGGTGGATGTACAAGGAGAAGACCTCCTTTACCAGATTTTTACCTCAAACGTGTTGCAACGTGAAGCTGGACAGGAGGCCCCTTTCTTCGAGTTTATCCAGCGTGTATGCTCCAAATCTACCGACAAGCATGGAGATCCCGTGAAGATTAGACCAGGCTGTGGGGGCTTCGGTATACGGAACTTCCTGACTCTTTTTCTGAGTATTGAAGTGAGTAAGGCTATGAATGATGTTGCTGATGCCGTGGCCACTGGAAACACCAAACGCGAAGCTTATGCCAGGGCAATGGTCGAGTCTTTCACAGACCAGCTGAACGAAGCGAATCCTATACTTACCTTCATCTCAGATGCAATGACAGAAGAAGGGCTATGTAAAGAGAAATTGTTGGACGCTATCGCGGAAAACAATTCGAGGCAAGCAAAAAAATGGACGACTCAAATGGAATTAGTTGCGGAgcggaaaaagaaaggaaatgaaatGTTAATGGAATGCAGCGCGCGCTACAACTCATTAATGAGATCGTTGCGGGAGGCGCATATTAACGAACGATAA
- a CDS encoding predicted protein: protein MSKKGMKMSLGEFIGDAKAPGSSLPTAPKERAPDDEGRFQRHSTRHEDRPDYEPSRSESDNSWRRGGGGPSAGDRGGARGGFGDRGGDRGGFGDRGGDRGGYGDRGGDRGGYGDRGGGSGDRYGDRGGDRGGYGDRGGDRGGYGDRGGDRGGYGDRGGDRGGYGDRGGGSGDRYGDREERGGDNWRGGGGGDRGALRNERYGDRGDSDSERLGGGWRGGNSGSRLSNRDEAVPPPSTGERPRLQLKARTSPLPIVASPTGANPRPVKTASITETKSVAEMSDTLANVDIQDTPTPEKIEPDEKPEVSTETQEENKGREEKQEMRRREPKTVNSRAAAFGLAPDARRGTDSRRERTPPPPVANSRFAQLADEEREKNRDFRRQGPPPTTNSRFAAAAEADRSYREDREVEQGPPPQKTNTRFAAAAAMAEEEERDRQERRAERDSFFNRDREQDDRRGPAPQQNSRFAAAAAMDEDYVDREERQRRTEERDLDRQNGGGGRSGYEERGHGFRSDDRGPKQDVGNHDNHFSQRQEEKKSSVADQFKPKAPPVEDNILKVPMKELAPQHADNVLQFPTKPKTEDNIKMKPEAMPVLAEPEPQVPSLSDADTEKLLKTFTSGNKQGEELKEWIEEQRAVLPSVEQLVFHFLTEHEKLNPDPDCGWAEPDKFGLAFVALVEDDIVNQMQLLWGIQFYCDKLGFPKLNDEYVIQSMFRAAYKYDLAEDDAYFEWKEDESEEHERGKMKAIIQTVDWFNWLEQDEEEGSENDDE, encoded by the exons ATGTCGAAAAAAGGAATGAAAATGTCGCTCGGCGAGTTTATTGGAGATGCCAAAGCCCCCGGTTCCAGTTTGCCGACAGCTCCCAAAGAACGGGCCCCGGACGACGAGGGTCGCTTCCAGCGCCACTCAACGCGTCACGAAGACCGTCCCGATTACGAACCCAGTCGGTCAGAATCGGACAATAGCTGGCGTCGAGGAGGCGGCGGACCGTCAGCAGGAGATCGCGGTGGTGCTCGTGGTGGCTTTGGAGATCGAGGAGGTGATCGTGGTGGCTTTGGAGATCGAGGTGGCGATCGTGGAGGGTACGGTGATCGAGGTGGTGATCGTGGAGGCTACGGGGATCGAGGCGGCGGTTCTGGAGATCGCTACGGAGACCGAGGTGGTGATCGAGGAGGCTATGGGGATCGAGGTGGTGATCGTGGAGGCTACGGAGACCGAGGTGGTGATCGAGGAGGCTACGGGGATCGAGGTGGTGATCGTGGAGGCTACGGTGACCGAGGCGGCGGTTCAGGAGATCGCTACGGGGACCGAGAAGAGCGCGGAGGCGACAACTGGCGTGGAGGGGGCGGTGGAGACCGGGGAGCTTTGCGCAATGAACGTTACGGAGACCGAGGTGACAGTGACAGCGAGCGTCTTGGAGGAGGTTGGCGTGGAGGAAATAGCGGGTCTCGCTTGAGCAATCGAGATGAGGCCGTGCCTCCCCCATCTACCGGGGAACGTCCCCGACTTCAGCTTAAGGCTCGTACTTCTCCTCTTCCCATCGTGGCAAGTCCAACGGGCGCAAACCCTAGGCCTGTCAAAACCGCTTCTATCACCGAAACTAAGTCTGTAGCCGAAATGTCTGACACGCTAGCCAATGTCGACATACAAGACACGCCTACGCCAGAGAAAATCGAGCCCGACGAGAAGCCTGAAGTATCCACCGAAACACAGGAAGAAAATAAAGGACgcgaagaaaagcaagaaatGAGACGCCGTGAacccaaaacagtcaacTCTCgagctgctgcttttggGCTTGCACCCGATGCGCGACGTGGG ACGGATAGTCGTCGAGAACGCACTCCTCCTCCTCCGGTAGCAAATTCTCGTTTTGCTCAGTTAGCTGACGAAGAGCGCGAGAAAAATAGAGATTTTCGTCGTCAAGGTCCACCGCCGACGACCAACTCTCGATTTGCAGCAGCTGCGGAAGCTGACCGCTCCTATCGTGAAGATCGTGAGGTGGAACAAGGGCCGCCGccacaaaagacaaacaCACGATTTGCTGCAGCGGCTGCCATggctgaagaagaggaaCGAGATCGCCAGGAGCGACGCGCAGAACGGGATTCCTTCTTTAACCGCGACAGAGAACAGGATGATCGTAGAGGGCCGGCCCCGCAGCAAAACTCTCGTTTTGCTGCGGCAGCAGCAATGGATGAAGACTATGTTGACCGAGAAGAGCGCCAACGGCGCACTGAAGAGCGAGATTTGGACCGTCAAAATGGCGGTGGCGGTCGATCCGGCTATGAAGAGCGCGGTCATGGCTTCCGAAGTGATGATCGCGGCCCGAAACAAGATGTAGGCAATCATGACAACCACTTTTCGCAGCGtcaggaagaaaagaaatcTTCCGTAGCTGACCAGTTTAAACCAAAAGCACCACCGGTGGAGGACAATATCTTAAAGGTACCCATGAAGGAGCTGGCCCCCCAGCATGCTGACAATGTTCTTCAGTTTCCAACCAAGCCAAAGACTGAAGATAATATCAAAATGAAGCCTGAGGCGATGCCGGTCCTTGCAGAACCGGAGCCACAGGTACCTTCCCTTTCGGATGCGGATACTGAGAAACTCTTGAAAACATTTACAAGCGGAAATAAGCAGGGAGAAGAGCTGAAGGAATGGATAGAAGAGCAGAGAGCCGTACTACCGTCTGTTGAGCAGCTTGTATTTCACTTTTTGACGGAACACGAGAAACTGAATCCTGACCCTGACTGCGGCTGGGCAGAGCCTGACAAGTTCGGCTTGGCATTTGTGGCATTGGTAGAGGACGATATTGTCAACCAGATGCAGTTACTGTGGGGCATCCAATTCTACTGCGACAAGCTCGGCTTTCCCAAGCTCAATGACGAGTATGTGATCCAATCAATGTTTCGCGCCGCGTACAAGTATGATCTCGCCGAAGATGACGCCTATTTTGAGTGGAAAGAGGATGAATCAGAGGAGCATGAAAGAGGAAAAATGAAGGCCATCATTCAAACTGTGGATTGGTTTAACTGGTTAGAACAAGATGAAGAGGAGGGGTcagaaaacgacgacgagtag
- a CDS encoding predicted protein codes for MLRRLALLTALLASADAFTIHQKPAMVSASTRLSMRSPFMMPEEPDEAPKRAPRPPRAPPLPTVDGKSGQLDVVSRLLKDRILLLGTDVNDEVANVLVAQLLYLANEDPNKDITLYINSPGGSVSAGLAIYDTMKFIPCDVQTVCFGMAASMGAFLLGAGTPGKRKSLPNARIMIHQPLGGAQGQAQDIEIQAKEILYTKALLNKFIADYTDQPEEKIAADCDRDFFMTPYEALDYGIIDEVIKTKTSHIPMPAMPSLRN; via the exons ATGTTACGCCGTTTAGCTTTGCTCACGGCGCTGTTGGCTTCGGCTG ATGCTTTTACGATCCATCAAAAACCCGCGATGGTATCAGCTTCGACGAG ATTGTCAATGCGAAGTCCCTTCATGATGCCCGAGGAG CCTGACGAAGCCCCCAAACGGGCTCCTCGTCCCCCGCGTGCCCCACCACTGCCCACCGTTGACGGGAAATCGGGACAATTAGACGTGGTCAGCCGACTTTTGAAAGACCGCATTCTGCTCTTAGGAACCGACGTCAATGATGAAGTTGCCAACGTGTTGGTTGCGCAGCTTTTGTACCTGGCGAACGAAGATCCCAACAAGGACATTACGCTCTACATCAACTCACCTGGTG GTTCCGTTTCGGCTGGCTTGGCCATTTACGATACCATGAAGTTCATCCCCTGTGATGTACAAACAGTTTGCTTTGGTATGGCCGCTTCCATGGGAGCATTCTTGCTGGGCGCCGGGACTCCCGGCAAGCGCAAGAGCCTACCCAACGCCCGGATCATGATTCATCAGCCACTGGGAGGTGCGCAGGGGCAGGCCCAGGATATCGAAATCCAGGCCAAGGAAATTCTTTACACCAAGGCACTGCTGAACAAATTTATTGCGGACTATACCGATCAACCGGAAGAGAAAATTGCCGCCGATTGCGATCGGGACTTCTTTATGACTCCATACGAGGCCCTGGACTATGGTATCATTGATGAGGTCATCAAGACGAAAACGTCGCACATTCCCATGCCGGCCATGCCGAGTCTCCGAAACTAA